From Rhododendron vialii isolate Sample 1 chromosome 10a, ASM3025357v1, the proteins below share one genomic window:
- the LOC131304343 gene encoding uncharacterized protein LOC131304343: protein MFDFGDDLFIGSHRIPWLVWIQLIVMLLLVILLYYFIAFALGLDPSPAAGAASSSAVLRRSETSRHRPLPIATAVSAATAASSRLNTAKAGESHSIRGDAGTSTSRRRVRREEIQEREGSSSAKDATDAPALDRYYHPCHYLGWARQAFLKCLGLDPPSSNPSSNTRHRKEK from the exons ATGTTTGATTTTGGGGACGACCTCTTCATCGGTAGTCACAGAATACCATGGCTGGTATGGATCCAGCTAATAGTCATGCTTCTCCTCGTAATACTCCTTTACTATTTCATCGCCTTCGCTTTGGGACTAGATCCCTCCCCCGCCGCAGGCGCCGCTTCGTCTTCCGCCGTCCTCCGCCGCAGCGAAACCTCCAGACACCGACCGCTGCCGATCGCCACCGCTGTTTCTGCCGCCACCGCCGCTTCCAGCCGATTAAACACTGCCAAG GCGGGTGAGAGCCATAGTATTAGAGGTGATGCGGGAACAAGCACAAGCAGAAGAAGAGTAAGGAGAGAAGAAATCCAAGAGAGGGAAGGAAGCTCTTCAGCAAAGGATGCAACCGATGCCCCAGCTTTGGATCGATATTACCACCCGTGCCATTATCTAGGGTGGGCTAGACAAGCTTTTCTCAAGTGTTTGGGCTTGGATCCCCCCTCAAGTAATCCTTCCTCCAACACCAGacacagaaaagaaaaatga
- the LOC131303965 gene encoding protein MIZU-KUSSEI 1-like — protein MGDPKPTSSSFSATASSKPPPPPPPSQQTSLVQPSNKKKHKPVKAFHVFRSVFRSFPIISPMCKFPSLPGGVLPDTHHRTSSTAGKRVTGTLFGYRKGRVNLSVQENPRTLPTLVVELAMQTNALQREMSVGMVRIALECEKRPERDRTELLQEPLWNMYCNGKKSGYGVKREATEEDLQIMELLRAVSMGAGVLPGKSDVEGPDGELAYMRAHFERVVGSRDSETLYLLSPDGNNGPELSIFLVRV, from the coding sequence ATGGGGGACCCAAAacccacctcctcctccttctccgcCACCGCGTCGTCCAaacctccgccgccgccgccgccttcCCAACAAACCTCCCTCGTCCAACCCTCCAACAAGAAAAAGCACAAACCCGTCAAGGCATTCCACGTCTTCCGATCCGTCTTCCGCTCCTTCCCCATCATCTCCCCCATGTGCAAGTTCCCCTCCTTGCCCGGCGGCGTCCTGCCCGACACCCACCACCGGACCTCCTCCACGGCCGGAAAACGCGTCACCGGCACCCTCTTCGGGTACCGAAAGGGAAGGGTCAACCTGTCCGTCCAGGAAAACCCGCGGACGCTGCCGACGCTGGTGGTAGAGCTGGCGATGCAGACCAACGCTCTGCAACGGGAAATGAGCGTGGGGATGGTCCGGATCGCGCTCGAGTGCGAGAAGCGGCCGGAACGGGACAGGACAGAGTTGCTGCAGGAGCCCCTGTGGAACATGTACTGCAACGGGAAGAAGTCCGGGTACGGGGTGAAGAGGGAGGCCACGGAGGAGGACTTGCAGATAATGGAATTGCTGAGGGCAGTTTCGATGGGGGCCGGGGTTTTGCCCGGGAAATCCGACGTGGAAGGGCCGGACGGCGAGCTGGCGTACATGAGGGCCCACTTCGAGCGCGTGGTGGGGTCCAGGGATTCGGAGACCTTGTATCTGTTGAGCCCTGATGGGAATAATGGACCCGAATTGAGCATTTTCCTTGTGAGGgtttga